A region of Ahaetulla prasina isolate Xishuangbanna chromosome 12, ASM2864084v1, whole genome shotgun sequence DNA encodes the following proteins:
- the ST3GAL2 gene encoding CMP-N-acetylneuraminate-beta-galactosamide-alpha-2,3-sialyltransferase 2, which produces MKFSLRFWFLSTAFLLVFIMSLLFTYSHHSMAYLDLSGLNGLHRVKLVPSYAGMQRLSKEGLLVKSCACHRCAMESGDTTWFDSRFDGNISPVWTKENVDLPPDVQRWWMMLQPQFKSHNLHEVLGKLFQIVPGEDPYRCRESLSCRRCAVVGNSGNLRGSGYGQDINGHDFIMRMNQAPTVGFEADVGSRTTHHFMYPESAKNLPANVSFVLVPFKALDLLWIASALSTGQIRFTYAPVKPFLRVDKERVQIYNPAFFKYIHDRWTEHHGRYPSTGMLVLFFALHVCDEVNVFGFGADGHGNWHHYWENNRYAGEFRKTGVHDADFEAHIVDILEKTNKISVYRGH; this is translated from the exons ATGAAGTTTTCCTTGCGCTTCTGGTTCCTCTCTACAGCGTTCCTGCTTGTCTTCATCATGTCGCTGCTCTTCACCTATTCGCACCACAGCATGGCCTATCTGGACCTCAGTGGGCTGAACGGGCTCCACCGGGTGAAGCTGGTGCCCAGTTATGCCGGCATGCAGCGCTTGAGCAAGGAGGGCCTCTTGGTGAAGAGCTGTGCCTGCCACCGGTGTGCCATGGAGTCCGGCGACACCACCTGGTTCGACAGCCGCTTTGATGGCAACATCTCCCCGGTGTGGACCAAAGAGAATGTGGACTTGCCGCCGGACGTCCAGAGGTGGTGGATG ATGTTGCAGCCCCAGTTCAAGTCCCACAACCTTCATGAAGTGTTGGGCAAGctcttccagattgttccaggaGAGGATCCATACAGGTGCCGGGAGTCCCTGTCCTGCCGGCGCTGTGCTGTCGTGGGCAACTCAGGGAACTTGCGAGGCTCCGGCTATGGCCAAGATATCAATGGGCACGACTTCATCATGAG AATGAACCAGGCACCTACAGTGGGCTTTGAGGCAGATGTTGGGAGCAGGACAACCCACCATTTCATGTATCCCGAGAGTGCCAAGAACTTGCCTGCCAATGTCAGCTTTGTCCTGGTGCCCTTCAAAGCCTTGGACCTGCTGTGGATCGCCAGCGCCCTCTCAACAGGCCAGATCCGATT CACTTACGCACCAGTGAAGCCGTTCCTCCGGGTAGACAAAGAGAGG GTTCAGATCTACAATCCAGCATTCTTCAAATATATCCATGACCGGTGGACAGAGCATCATGGCCGCTATCCCTCCACAGGCATGCTGGTGCTGTTTTTCGCCCTGCATGTTTGCGATGAG GTCAACGTCTTTGGCTTCGGGGCAGATGGCCACGGCAACTGGCACCACTACTGGGAGAACAACCGCTATGCTGGAGAGTTCCGGAAAACCGGAGTGCACGATGCAGACTTTGAGGCCCACATTGTGGACATCCTGGAGAAAACTAACAAGATCAGTGTTTATCGTGGCCACTGA